A window from Pyrococcus yayanosii CH1 encodes these proteins:
- a CDS encoding 50S ribosomal protein L1, which yields MAFDRQKIVEAVKEAKARAKPRNFTQTVEVAVNLKDIDLRKPENRFKLEVVLPHGRGKDVKIAVIGDGAVADAARRLGLDVISGAELEEIAQSPRQARKIAKKYDFFIAEAPLMPKIGRYLGKYLGPRNKMPVVVPPTMTNIEPIVEKLKKTVRIQLKNNPVVHAPVGTEKMSDEELAENIETVLNAIIGKLERGENQVKSVYVKTTMGPAVKIER from the coding sequence ATGGCCTTCGACAGACAGAAAATCGTGGAAGCGGTGAAGGAGGCTAAGGCCCGGGCCAAGCCGCGTAACTTCACACAGACCGTCGAGGTGGCAGTGAACCTCAAGGATATAGACCTTCGAAAACCGGAAAACAGATTTAAGCTTGAGGTCGTGCTACCCCACGGTCGCGGGAAGGACGTTAAGATTGCGGTCATCGGTGATGGTGCCGTTGCCGATGCGGCGAGGAGGCTCGGGCTGGATGTTATTAGCGGTGCCGAGCTGGAGGAGATAGCTCAGAGTCCGAGACAGGCCAGAAAGATCGCGAAGAAATACGACTTCTTCATCGCAGAGGCCCCACTGATGCCAAAGATAGGTAGATACCTCGGTAAGTACCTCGGCCCCAGAAACAAGATGCCCGTCGTTGTGCCACCCACGATGACAAATATCGAGCCCATAGTTGAGAAGCTCAAGAAGACCGTTAGGATACAGCTCAAGAACAACCCCGTCGTCCACGCTCCCGTGGGCACTGAGAAGATGAGTGACGAGGAGCTCGCCGAGAACATCGAGACCGTCCTCAACGCCATAATAGGCAAGCTCGAGCGCGGCGAAAACCAAGTGAAGTCAGTGTACGTCAAGACCACAATGGGGCCTGCCGTCAAGATAGAGAGGTGA
- a CDS encoding 50S ribosomal protein L10, producing MAHVAEWKKKEVEELANLIKSYPVIALVDVSSMPAYPLSQMRRLIRENKGLLRVSKNTLIELAIKKAAQELGKPELEKLINYIEGGAGILVTEMNPFKLYKFLQQNRQPAPAKPGAVAPKDIVIPAGPTPLSPGPLVGQMQAMGIPARIERGKVTIQKDTVVLKAGEVITPELANILNALGIEPLEVGLDLLAVYEDGIVYTPDVLAIDEEEYINMLQQAYMHAFNLSVNVAYPTKQTIDAIIQKAFLNAKAVAVEAGYITKETAEEIFGRAIRAVLLIAQNLPEDLLDERTKELLNAQAQAAAAVAARPQPEEKKEEKVEEEKEEEASEEEALAGLSALFG from the coding sequence ATGGCCCACGTCGCCGAGTGGAAGAAGAAGGAAGTTGAGGAGCTCGCCAACCTCATCAAGAGCTATCCTGTCATCGCCCTTGTAGACGTCTCCAGCATGCCCGCTTACCCGCTCTCCCAGATGAGAAGGCTCATCAGGGAAAACAAGGGGCTCCTCAGGGTCTCCAAGAACACCCTCATAGAGCTCGCCATAAAGAAGGCCGCTCAGGAACTTGGAAAGCCAGAGCTGGAGAAGCTTATAAACTACATAGAGGGCGGGGCCGGAATCCTCGTCACCGAAATGAACCCATTCAAGCTCTACAAGTTCCTCCAGCAGAACAGACAGCCCGCACCGGCGAAGCCCGGAGCTGTAGCACCTAAGGACATAGTAATTCCCGCGGGACCCACTCCACTTTCACCAGGCCCCCTCGTGGGCCAGATGCAGGCCATGGGAATACCGGCGAGAATAGAGAGAGGTAAGGTAACGATACAGAAGGACACCGTCGTCCTAAAGGCAGGTGAAGTCATAACGCCCGAGCTCGCCAACATACTCAACGCCCTCGGCATAGAGCCTCTCGAGGTAGGTCTCGATCTGCTCGCCGTCTACGAGGATGGCATAGTATACACGCCGGATGTCCTCGCCATCGACGAGGAAGAGTACATCAACATGCTACAGCAGGCCTACATGCACGCCTTCAACCTGTCCGTGAACGTAGCGTATCCGACCAAGCAGACCATCGACGCGATAATCCAGAAGGCCTTCCTCAACGCCAAGGCCGTCGCCGTCGAGGCTGGCTACATAACCAAGGAAACCGCGGAGGAGATATTCGGCAGGGCCATCCGCGCCGTCCTGCTCATAGCCCAGAACTTACCCGAGGACCTGCTTGATGAGAGGACCAAAGAGCTTTTAAACGCTCAGGCCCAAGCTGCAGCTGCAGTCGCGGCCCGGCCTCAGCCCGAGGAGAAGAAGGAGGAGAAGGTTGAGGAAGAGAAGGAAGAAGAAGCTTCCGAGGAGGAGGCCCTCGCGGGACTGAGTGCTCTGTTCGGATGA
- the rpl12p gene encoding 50S ribosomal protein P1 — protein sequence MEYVYAALLLHTAGKEINEENLKAVLEAAGITPDEARIKALVAALEGVNIDEVIEKAAMPVAVAAAPAAAPTAGEAAGAEEEKKEEEEEKEEEASEEEALAGLSALFG from the coding sequence ATGGAGTACGTGTATGCTGCTCTGCTCCTCCACACGGCTGGGAAGGAGATAAACGAGGAGAACCTGAAGGCCGTCCTCGAGGCCGCTGGTATCACCCCCGATGAGGCCAGGATAAAGGCCCTCGTGGCAGCACTCGAGGGTGTGAACATCGACGAGGTCATCGAGAAGGCCGCCATGCCGGTCGCAGTGGCCGCGGCCCCAGCCGCCGCTCCCACAGCGGGTGAAGCGGCCGGTGCCGAGGAGGAGAAGAAGGAGGAAGAGGAGGAGAAGGAAGAGGAGGCCTCTGAAGAAGAGGCTCTCGCTGGCCTCAGCGCGCTCTTCGGCTGA
- the dcd gene encoding dCTP deaminase yields MLLPDWKIRKEILIEPFSEESLQPAGYDLRVGREAFVEGKFIDVEREGVFTIPPGKHALILTLERIKLPDDVMGDIRIRSSLAREGVLGSFAWVDPGWDGNLTLMLFNASQEHIELVYGERFAQIAFIRLEGPAERPYRGNYQGSKNIVLSKRRRK; encoded by the coding sequence ATGTTGCTCCCGGATTGGAAGATAAGGAAGGAAATACTGATCGAGCCCTTCAGTGAAGAATCTTTACAGCCCGCCGGCTACGACCTGAGGGTTGGAAGGGAAGCCTTCGTCGAGGGGAAGTTCATCGACGTTGAGCGGGAAGGGGTCTTTACGATACCGCCTGGAAAGCACGCCCTCATTCTGACGCTCGAGAGGATAAAACTCCCCGATGACGTCATGGGAGACATAAGGATAAGGAGCAGCCTGGCCCGAGAAGGTGTACTTGGTTCCTTCGCTTGGGTTGACCCTGGATGGGATGGAAACTTGACGTTAATGCTCTTTAATGCCTCTCAAGAGCATATTGAGCTCGTTTACGGAGAAAGATTTGCCCAGATTGCCTTCATAAGACTTGAAGGACCCGCAGAAAGACCGTACCGCGGGAACTATCAGGGTAGTAAAAATATTGTCCTCTCGAAGAGAAGAAGAAAATAG
- a CDS encoding HAD family hydrolase, with the protein MIVAFDFDGTLVDSYSGIEEAFERALRRHYPWLPGKRLVARFLTRVEMHFERPQFGIHRGRIGVPNIFKGRFAKTWFEERAKLTRPIEGASEVLKRLREEGHVVISFSAEDFIPGMKEYRLKQSGLYELFDDVIIFGREMTICEAFWFVREKYGDETFVWVDDKPWRFIGIGDEKTEYVWFYFPITARFVTEEILARIPHLHVIHDLWSIFDVIRNVSPP; encoded by the coding sequence ATGATAGTGGCCTTTGATTTCGACGGAACGCTGGTGGATAGCTACTCAGGTATTGAGGAAGCCTTCGAAAGGGCCCTCCGAAGGCACTATCCCTGGCTGCCGGGGAAGCGGTTGGTGGCGAGGTTCCTAACGAGGGTTGAGATGCACTTCGAGAGACCCCAGTTCGGGATCCACAGGGGAAGGATTGGGGTCCCCAACATCTTCAAAGGGAGGTTTGCCAAAACGTGGTTCGAGGAGAGGGCAAAGCTGACCAGGCCTATAGAGGGTGCCTCAGAGGTTCTCAAGCGGCTCAGGGAGGAGGGACACGTGGTCATCTCCTTCTCGGCCGAGGACTTCATTCCAGGTATGAAAGAGTACCGGCTGAAGCAGAGCGGCCTCTATGAGCTATTCGACGACGTTATAATCTTCGGCCGTGAGATGACCATCTGCGAAGCCTTCTGGTTCGTGAGAGAAAAATACGGAGATGAGACCTTCGTGTGGGTGGACGACAAGCCCTGGCGGTTCATCGGTATTGGGGACGAGAAAACCGAATACGTCTGGTTCTACTTCCCAATCACGGCCCGCTTCGTTACCGAGGAGATACTTGCCCGGATACCTCACCTCCACGTCATCCATGACCTCTGGAGCATTTTTGACGTTATCAGGAACGTTTCTCCTCCATGA
- the gcvPA gene encoding aminomethyl-transferring glycine dehydrogenase subunit GcvPA, with protein MARHYIPNSAHKEEMLREIGFSSIEDLFADVPKGMVKEFNLPEGKSEFEVFLELNEVLSKNKTVLEMPSFLGAGTYFHYVPAHVKYLIERSEFLTAYTPYQPEISQGILQALFEYQSLIAELVGLPVVNASMYDWGTAMAEAALMTVRLFRGKRKKFVVPKYTHPERMAVLRTYGAGPGIEIETVGWNEKGQLNLEELKEKVEGAAGVYIEMPNFFGILEEEIRAIGEITHDAGAFFVVGVDPTVLGIVEAPGELGADIVVGEAAYFGNPMNFGGPRAGIFAVRNDPKLIRQMPGRIIGMTKDAEGKRAFVMTLQTREQHIRRAKATSNICSNEALVAVAAAIHIASLGPRGIRELGEVILKNTAYLKKRLSEVGEIPFEAVNFKDVLVRFEKPYPEIHEALLERNIHGGYYVKPHFPELGEAALFAATETTRKEWVDALIEALKEVS; from the coding sequence ATGGCGAGGCATTACATTCCGAACTCCGCCCACAAGGAGGAGATGCTGAGGGAAATCGGCTTCTCCTCCATAGAAGACCTCTTCGCCGACGTTCCAAAGGGCATGGTCAAGGAGTTCAACCTGCCCGAGGGCAAGAGCGAGTTCGAGGTCTTCCTTGAGCTCAACGAGGTTCTATCAAAGAACAAGACTGTCCTTGAAATGCCGAGCTTCCTTGGGGCTGGAACATACTTTCACTACGTCCCTGCCCACGTCAAATACCTCATCGAGAGGAGCGAGTTTCTAACAGCTTACACCCCATACCAGCCCGAGATAAGTCAGGGCATACTTCAGGCTCTGTTCGAATATCAGAGCCTCATAGCCGAGCTCGTGGGCCTTCCCGTCGTGAACGCCTCCATGTACGACTGGGGAACCGCGATGGCCGAGGCCGCGCTGATGACGGTCAGATTGTTCAGGGGCAAAAGGAAAAAGTTCGTGGTCCCTAAGTACACCCACCCGGAGAGGATGGCCGTCCTGAGAACTTATGGAGCGGGGCCCGGCATCGAAATAGAGACCGTTGGATGGAACGAGAAGGGCCAGCTCAACCTCGAAGAGCTAAAGGAGAAAGTAGAGGGGGCTGCAGGCGTTTACATCGAGATGCCAAACTTCTTCGGAATCCTCGAAGAGGAGATAAGGGCGATAGGCGAGATAACCCATGACGCCGGGGCCTTCTTCGTAGTCGGCGTTGACCCAACCGTTCTAGGAATAGTTGAGGCACCGGGAGAGCTTGGTGCTGATATAGTCGTCGGTGAGGCGGCATACTTCGGCAACCCCATGAACTTCGGCGGGCCGAGGGCTGGAATCTTCGCGGTCAGGAATGACCCAAAGCTGATAAGGCAGATGCCCGGAAGAATCATCGGAATGACAAAAGATGCCGAAGGAAAGAGGGCCTTCGTCATGACACTTCAGACAAGGGAACAGCACATAAGGAGGGCCAAGGCGACCTCTAACATATGTTCTAACGAGGCACTGGTTGCTGTAGCTGCAGCCATACACATCGCAAGTCTCGGCCCGAGGGGCATTAGGGAGCTTGGCGAGGTCATCCTCAAGAACACCGCCTACCTGAAGAAGCGCCTGAGTGAAGTTGGGGAGATACCCTTCGAGGCCGTCAACTTCAAGGATGTCTTGGTCAGGTTCGAGAAGCCCTATCCGGAGATACACGAGGCTCTCTTAGAGAGGAACATACACGGCGGCTACTACGTTAAGCCCCACTTCCCGGAGCTCGGTGAGGCAGCACTCTTCGCGGCCACCGAAACGACGAGAAAAGAGTGGGTCGATGCCCTTATTGAGGCCCTGAAGGAGGTGAGTTAA
- a CDS encoding antitoxin family protein: MPIEAVYEGGVIKPLKPLNLKEGQKIRIEIMGDFIEDSFGIVKLKVNLKELEEAYHEYLLERTRAD, from the coding sequence ATGCCCATAGAGGCCGTTTATGAGGGAGGAGTAATCAAGCCCCTGAAGCCTCTAAACTTGAAAGAGGGACAGAAAATCAGGATAGAGATTATGGGCGATTTCATTGAGGACAGCTTTGGGATAGTTAAGTTGAAAGTTAACCTCAAAGAGCTGGAGGAAGCCTACCATGAGTACCTCCTTGAGAGAACGCGTGCTGATTGA
- the gcvPB gene encoding aminomethyl-transferring glycine dehydrogenase subunit GcvPB codes for MFRQARWDEPLIFELSRPGRVGYTLPKPIENIEVEVPEKIRRKSPLNLPELSEPEVVKHYTRLSQMNYGVDSGIYPLGSCTMKYNPKINEELAGHPKVAYIHPYQDERTVQGALAIMWELEQWLKEITGMDRFTLQPAAGANGEFTGVMIIRAYHLDRGESQRDEILVPDSAHGTNPASAAMAGFKVIEIPSNENGTVDLEALENAVGERTAGLMLTNPNTLGIFEDEILEIAKIVHRAGGLLYYDGANLNALLGKVRPGDMGFDIVHLNLHKTFSTPHGGGGPGAGPVGVKDFLKDYLPVPLVSYDEEKGYYLDYDVPKSIGKVKELYGNFAVLVRALTYLKIMGRDGLREVSEVAVLNANYLTQKLKGTKGYELPHKELRKHEVVFSAEPMKRETGVKALDVAKRLLDFGLHAPTMYFPLIVQEALMIEPTETVTKEELDAYVEALKRISEEAYTNPEVVKSAPHNTAVRRVDDVLATKKPVITWRMYRELKEKGEVDY; via the coding sequence ATGTTCCGCCAGGCTAGGTGGGATGAGCCCCTCATATTCGAGCTTTCTCGTCCCGGTAGAGTCGGCTACACCCTTCCCAAGCCGATTGAAAATATTGAGGTCGAGGTTCCCGAGAAGATAAGGAGGAAGAGTCCCCTCAACCTCCCCGAGCTGAGCGAACCCGAGGTAGTGAAGCACTACACGCGGCTGAGCCAGATGAATTACGGTGTAGATTCCGGCATCTACCCGCTCGGTTCATGCACAATGAAGTACAATCCCAAGATAAACGAGGAGCTTGCTGGCCATCCAAAAGTCGCCTACATCCATCCCTATCAGGACGAGAGGACGGTGCAGGGTGCCCTTGCGATAATGTGGGAGCTGGAGCAATGGCTTAAGGAAATAACTGGAATGGACCGCTTTACCCTACAACCGGCGGCAGGTGCCAACGGCGAGTTCACCGGAGTCATGATAATCCGCGCCTACCATCTCGACCGCGGCGAGTCTCAAAGAGACGAAATCCTCGTGCCGGATTCAGCCCACGGAACTAACCCCGCCTCGGCTGCCATGGCCGGCTTCAAGGTCATTGAAATTCCTTCTAACGAGAATGGAACGGTTGATTTGGAGGCCCTTGAGAACGCGGTTGGCGAGAGAACTGCCGGTCTGATGCTCACGAATCCCAACACCCTCGGCATATTTGAGGACGAGATACTTGAGATAGCGAAAATCGTGCATAGGGCCGGTGGTCTTCTCTACTACGACGGCGCTAACCTCAACGCCCTCCTCGGCAAGGTGAGGCCCGGCGATATGGGCTTCGACATAGTGCACCTGAACCTCCACAAGACCTTCTCCACCCCGCACGGTGGCGGCGGCCCAGGCGCTGGTCCCGTTGGCGTCAAGGACTTCCTGAAAGACTACCTGCCCGTTCCGCTCGTGAGCTACGATGAAGAAAAGGGCTACTACCTCGATTACGATGTTCCAAAAAGCATAGGCAAGGTCAAGGAGCTCTACGGCAACTTCGCCGTCCTCGTCAGGGCCTTAACGTACCTGAAGATAATGGGCAGGGATGGGCTCAGAGAAGTCAGCGAGGTGGCGGTGCTCAACGCGAACTACCTGACGCAGAAGCTAAAGGGAACCAAGGGCTACGAGCTCCCACACAAGGAGCTTAGAAAGCACGAGGTGGTGTTCTCGGCGGAGCCTATGAAGAGGGAGACGGGCGTTAAAGCTCTTGATGTTGCCAAGAGACTTCTCGACTTCGGCCTTCACGCGCCAACGATGTACTTCCCGTTGATAGTGCAGGAGGCGTTAATGATAGAGCCCACCGAAACGGTCACCAAGGAGGAGCTCGACGCCTATGTCGAGGCTCTCAAGCGGATAAGCGAGGAAGCATACACCAATCCTGAGGTAGTCAAGAGCGCCCCGCACAACACGGCCGTCAGAAGGGTGGATGACGTCCTCGCGACGAAGAAGCCCGTGATCACGTGGAGAATGTACAGGGAGCTGAAGGAGAAGGGAGAGGTGGATTACTGA